A single window of Triplophysa rosa linkage group LG20, Trosa_1v2, whole genome shotgun sequence DNA harbors:
- the LOC130571610 gene encoding LOW QUALITY PROTEIN: G-protein coupled receptor 35-like (The sequence of the model RefSeq protein was modified relative to this genomic sequence to represent the inferred CDS: substituted 1 base at 1 genomic stop codon), translated as MNNYTLYVTKPEASVSVNSTMLQTLETCVLAINFLVGVPTHSYVIWLIVTGRGISSEFFFLNVSVCELGNCLNCLFFVLNMWTSRLFVIECFLKGLVITGRPLFQCLMCVERYLAVVHPITFLKYKPLRYRVICSAAAWIIILSSCLCCMFIVVLSVLYVFMWFLSMQFLVFLSINLFCCVAVLXALKQSGPGERGREREEENHMKRRAFHLILITTLNMITTYVPYILSGIFVIMTTRVVYGLWVTGLICYVLAGFVQPVVFLHRAGQFFCLSS; from the coding sequence atgaataaCTATACACTGTACGTCACCAAACCTGAAGCTTCTGTCAGTGTCAACTCCACAATGCTGCAGACTCTGGAAACGTGCGTGTTGGCGATCAACTTTCTGGTTGGTGTTCCGACACACTCTTATGTGATCTGGCTCATCGTCACAGGAAGGGGGATTTCATCAGAGTTCTTCTTTCTCAATGTCTCTGTTTGTGAGCTGGGCAACTGTCTGAATTGCTTGTTCTTTGTACTGAACATGTGGACTTCAAGACTCTTTGTAATTGAATGTTTTTTGAAGGGACTTGTCATCACCGGTCGTCCTCTGTTTCAGTGTCTGATGTGTGTGGAGCGTTACCTGGCGGTGGTTCATCCTATAACCTTTCTGAAGTACAAACCTCTCAGATACAGAGTGATCTGCTCCGCCGCTGCCTGGATCATTATTCTCAGCTCCTGTTTGTGCTGCATGTTTATTGTGGTCTTATCTGTTCTCTATGTTTTTATGTGGTTCCTCTCAATGCAGTTCCTCGTCTTCCTCTCCATTAACCTGTTTTGTTGTGTGGCTGTTCTCTGAGCTCTGAAGCAGTCAGgaccaggagagagagggagagagagagaggaggaaaaccACATGAAGAGAAGAGCGTTTCATCTCATTCTCATAACTACCCTGAATATGATAACCACATACGTCCCTTATATTCTGTCTGGAATATTTGTCATTATGACGACGCGTGTTGTTTATGGATTATGGGTCACTGGTTTGATTTGTTATGTTTTGGCTGGGTTTGTACAGCCTGTTGTTTTTCTGCACCGTGCTGGACAATTCTTCTGTCTCTCATCTTGA
- the LOC130571612 gene encoding C-C chemokine receptor type 8-like: MNNSAVNVSTNGDSTTVSTGLVNSLKICVCLINLLFCLPTNSYVMRLIVTGTGSGIVSEFFILNLSFCEIGICVNCLTFVLSTWFRSLSTCELFLIGFSITGRPLFQCLMCVERYLAVVHPVTFLKYKPLRYRVICCTAAWIICLSSCFLCMFTLDAQYAVYVWILTMQLLVFLFIKLFCLSAVLRALKRSGPGERGRERGEENHMKRRAFYLILITTVTTVLTLFFICSALEKSPASAAKFD, encoded by the exons atgaataactCTGCAGTGAACGTCTCAACAAACGGAGATTCCACAACTGTGTCCACTGGACTAGTGAACAGTCTTAAGATATGTGTGTGCCTCATCAATCTCCTGTTTTGTCTTCCTACAAACTCCTATGTGATGCGGCTCATCGTCACAGGAACAGGAAGTGGAATTGTGTCTGAGTTCTTCATCCTCAATCTCTCTTTTTGTGAGATCGGTATCTGTGTAAATTGTTTGACCTTTGTACTGTCGACGTGGTTTCGGAGTTTGTCAACATGTGAACTGTTTTTAATAGGATTTTCCATTACCGGTCGTCCTCTGTTTCAGTGTCTGATGTGTGTGGAGCGTTACCTGGCGGTGGTTCATCCTGTAACCTTTCTGAAGTACAAACCTCTCAGATATCGAGTGATCTGCTGCACCGCTGCCTGGATCATTTGTCTCAGCTCCTGTTTTCTCTGCATGTTTACTTTAGATGCGCAATATGCTGTTTATGTATGGATTTTGACAATGCAGCTACTTGTCTTCCTCTTTATCAAGTTATTTTGCCTTTCGGCTGTTCTCAGAGCTCTGAAGCGGTCAGgaccaggagagagagggagagagagaggggaggaaaACCACATGAAGAGAAGAGCGTTTTATCTCATTCTCATAACTACCGTGACAACAGTTCTCAC CCTGTTCTTTATCTGCAGCGCACTGGAAAAATCTCCCGCTTCAGCTGCAAAATTTGACTAA
- the LOC130571609 gene encoding hydroxycarboxylic acid receptor 2-like produces the protein MNNSTAIFTTPEVFSDSMTPFIGLSESVQICVYGFGLLFGLPTQFYVVWLIVTESGTIPPSEFFSLNLSVCEIVNFLNCLLFILTYLFSSFLKIAHSISGLGITGRPLFECLMCVERYLAVVHPVTFLKFKPLRYRVIFAAAAWIISLGSCIACRFLGGSQNFTGHSWFFSVQFLVFLSIQLFCCLAVLRALKLSGPGERGREREEENHMKRRAFHLILIITVNMIIIYVPIIVTGVIVILIQKNIQAVWIPSNICYVMAGFVQPVLYLHRAGKLSHLCPNMCIC, from the coding sequence ATGAACAACTCTACAGCGATCTTCACCACACCTGAAGTATTTTCTGACTCCATGACTCCTTTCATTGGACTATCAGAAAGCGTGCAGATTTGTGTGTACGGTTTCGGTTTATTGTTTGGTCTTCCTACACAATTCTATGTTGTATGGCTGATTGTCACAGAATCTGGAACGATACCTCCATCAGAGTTCTTCAGTCTCAATCTGTCTGTTTGTGAGATTGTTAATTTTCtgaattgtttgctttttatACTGACATATTTATTTTCAAGTTTCTTAAAAATAGCACATTCCATATCAGGGCTAGGCATCACTGGTCGTCCTCTGTTTGAGTGTCTGATGTGTGTGGAGCGTTACCTGGCGGTGGTTCATCCTGTAACCTTTCTGAAGTTCAAACCTCTCAGATATCGAGTGATCTTCGCAGCCGCTGCCTGGATCATTAGTCTCGGATCCTGTATCGCATGCAGGTTTCTTGGAGGCTCACAAAACTTTACGGGGCATTCGTGGTTCTTCTCGGTCCAGTTCCTCGTCTTTCTCTCCATCCAGTTGTTCTGTTGTTTGGCTGTTCTCAGAGCTCTGAAGCTGTCAGGAcctggagagagagggagagagagagaggaggaaaaccACATGAAGAGAAGAGCGTTTCATCTCATTCTTATAATTACTGTGAACATGATTATCATATATGTTCCAATCATTGTAACTGGAGTCATTGTGATTCTCATACAAAAGAATATTCAGGCAGTTTGGATTCCTTCTAATATTTGTTATGTCATGGCTGGTTTTGTACAACCTGTTCTTTATCTGCACCGTGCTGGAAAACTCTCCCACCTCTGTCCTAACATGTGCATATGTTAG
- the LOC130571611 gene encoding somatostatin-like receptor F_48D10.1 — translation MNNYTLYVTKPEASVSVNSTMLQTLETCVLAINFLVGVPTHSYVIWLIVTGRGILSEFFFLNVSVCELGNCLNCLFFVLNMWTSRLFVIECFLKGLVITGRPLFQCLMCVERYLAVVHPVTFLKYKPLRYRVICSAAAWIICLSSCLCCMFIVVLSVLYVFMWFLSMQFLVFLSINLLCCVAVLRALKQSGPGERGRERGEENHMKRRAFHLILITTLNMITTYVPYILSGIFVIMTTRVVYGLWVTGLICYVLAGFVQPVVFLHRAGQFFCLSS, via the coding sequence atgaataaCTATACACTGTACGTCACCAAACCTGAAGCTTCTGTCAGTGTCAACTCCACAATGCTGCAGACTCTGGAAACGTGCGTGTTGGCGATCAACTTTCTGGTTGGTGTTCCGACACACTCTTATGTGATCTGGCTCATCGTCACAGGAAGGGGGATTTTATCAGAGTTCTTCTTTCTCAATGTCTCTGTTTGTGAGCTGGGCAACTGTCTGAATTGCTTGTTCTTTGTACTGAACATGTGGACTTCAAGACTCTTTGTAATTGAATGTTTTTTGAAGGGACTTGTCATCACCGGTCGTCCTCTGTTTCAGTGTCTGATGTGTGTGGAGCGTTACCTGGCGGTGGTTCATCCTGTAACCTTTCTGAAGTACAAACCTCTCAGATATCGAGTGATCTGCTCCGCCGCTGCCTGGATCATTTGTCTCAGCTCCTGTTTGTGCTGCATGTTTATTGTGGTCTTATCTGTTCTCTATGTTTTTATGTGGTTCCTCTCAATGCAGTTCCTCGTCTTCCTCTCCATAAacctgttgtgttgtgtggctgttctcagagctctgaagcagtcaggaccaggagagagagggagagagagaggggaggaaaACCACATGAAGAGAAGAGCGTTTCATCTCATTCTCATAACTACCCTGAATATGATAACCACATACGTCCCTTATATTCTGTCTGGAATATTTGTCATTATGACGACGCGTGTTGTTTATGGATTATGGGTCACTGGTTTGATTTGTTATGTTTTGGCTGGGTTTGTACAGCCTGTTGTTTTTCTGCACCGTGCTGGACAATTCTTCTGTCTCTCATCTTGA